Genomic window (Streptomyces yatensis):
CGGCCCGGGCGGATGCGTCAGGCCCACGCGTCCGGGGGCTGGAGGTGGCGGGCGGCGCTGCGGGCGGCGGAGGCGACGGTGGCGCGGGCCTCGCGCGGGGCCAGGCCGGTGTCGAGCGCGGCCTCGATCAGGGCGGGGGCCAACTCCGGCCCGGCACCCGTCTCGTAGGCCCGGCAGGCGGCCCAGAACAGCCGGTCGTTGCGCTGGCCCTCCCGCGAGGCGCGGACGAACCGTACGAGCCCCTCCAGGGCCGCGGGGTGCGGCTCGGGAGACGGCGGGCCGGGGCGGTACGAGCGGTGCGGGGCCGGGCGCGGGGGCGTGAGCAGGCGCAGCAGGGCGGCCGGGGCGGGCGCCGGGGCCCAGGCGGGGGAGCCCGGCGCGAGGCGGTAGCTGCCGTGCGAGCCGTATGAGCCGGGGCCGACCAGATAGCCGCCCAGCCCGCGGATGTCGATGCCGGGGGCCAGGCGTCCGGCGGAGTTGGGGACCGCGAGGCCGGGCGGGCCGCACAACCAGAGATGGCGGCCGCCGCTCGGGGTGAGCACGGTGACCGTAGGAGGGATGGCGAAGGCATGCTCGCGGGCCAGCCGGGCGAGGGCGGCCAGACCGTCCGCGGCCGGACCGTCCGTAGTGTCCGTGCATCCCGTGCGATCCGTGCGGTCCGTGCCGTCCTTACCGCTTGCACCGGGCTTTCTGGTGTCGGCCCGGCCGTCCGTGGCGCCCGCTCTCCCGGTTTCTCGGGGTTTTCCCGGGCTTCCGCCCTTGAGATCGAGGTCGAGGCCGATGAGGTGGTACGGGGCGCGTCCGCAGGCGATGCCGTAGCCGGTGGCCCAGGGGGCGGCGGCGAACAGGGCGCGGATCGCCTCGGGGTCCGCCGACGCGTCATGGACTCCGTGGCCCAGTCGGCCGCATTCGCCGCGGCATGGCAGAGGCGCGGGGTCGTGGTGGTGAGGGGAGCGCACGGCGGGCAGCTTCGCGCGGGTCAGCGGGATCACGCGGAAGCCATGGGCCGCGGCGGTCAGGGCGTGGGCAAGAACATGGGCGAGTGCGGGATTCGCCATGTGACCATTTTCGGACAAGTGTTCGGTAATGGGAAGGGGGCCCGGCAAGTCGCCGAGGATGGCCGAAACTATGCGGAACCGGTTCCCTCGTAAGGCCCAGCCTGCGGTGGGGTGGGGCGGGGTGGTGTGCCCGTACCGGCGCAGAGCTGCACCTGCCGCGCTTGCCGCGCCTGCCGTACCCGGCGCACCCGGCGCACCCGCCGCACCCGGCGCATCGGCGCGGTGCGGGGAGCGAGAGCGCGTCGGGCGTTTAAAACAGGTTCATCATGCTTGCGTGGTAATTCCCCTGGCCCGTGCGCATCGTCCGGGAATCGGTGGGCAACTCTGCTTCCGCGACACTTCCCGAGCGTCGGCGGATCGGAGGAATCGAGATGGCGGACTCAAGGGCGGGCTCCGGCCGCACCGTCACCGCATCGCCGTTCTCCGCGTCCAGGGCGGGGCGCGGCTCCTGGGATCTGGCCCGATCGCACGGGGGCAGGTCGCCGCCATCGCGGGCGCCCGCAAGGGAACGCCGGGGTGGGGCAATGTCCGATCGATCCGAGTGAGCTGTGGTGATTCATTGAGCGAACGGGACGGGTGAGGTCGTGCGGTCGCGCGGTGGCGTATCGACGCCATCGCGCGATCGTGCGTGGTGGCC
Coding sequences:
- a CDS encoding bifunctional DNA primase/polymerase; translated protein: MANPALAHVLAHALTAAAHGFRVIPLTRAKLPAVRSPHHHDPAPLPCRGECGRLGHGVHDASADPEAIRALFAAAPWATGYGIACGRAPYHLIGLDLDLKGGSPGKPRETGRAGATDGRADTRKPGASGKDGTDRTDRTGCTDTTDGPAADGLAALARLAREHAFAIPPTVTVLTPSGGRHLWLCGPPGLAVPNSAGRLAPGIDIRGLGGYLVGPGSYGSHGSYRLAPGSPAWAPAPAPAALLRLLTPPRPAPHRSYRPGPPSPEPHPAALEGLVRFVRASREGQRNDRLFWAACRAYETGAGPELAPALIEAALDTGLAPREARATVASAARSAARHLQPPDAWA